gcagctaGGCTCTGCTTCAGAGCAGGCACACCCCTCCCATCCAAAAAGCTCGGCCTGGGACCTAAACAGGGGACATGACCGGTTGATGACACGTGCTGGAGCACAAGGCTTggggctctgcccaggcagaggggatgaccagagagggaaaaaactgATGCCTCTCCCAGTTGGCAGCTGCTACTGCTAGAAATATCATGCCTGGGGCAAGAGGCCACAGTGATGTGGAGAAAAAACAATGCAGGAGAGAATAAAAGATGAAGTTTGGGGACTATGAGTGGGTCAAGCACAGCTGGGGAGAGAGCACGGCCAAGCAtggccctgggacaggggactAGCACAAAGGACTATGGGCAGAACTCTGTAGCACCCTGCCTGAAGGAAAGTCTGTCTCTTGCACCAATGCACCTTACCTTGTCCATCCTGAGATGCCAAAGGTGGAACACAGCCCTGCTACTGTCCACCCTTTGCActgggcacaggctgtgctgcctgcattTTTTGTTGGCTGGAAGTGAAAAGGCAgagaataaaaccaaaccaacatcGTGTACAAGGAAAAGGCACTTCCTAGGAAAGAGTTAAAAAGACGCTGAAACCCAAGCCGGTTTAGGATGGAGAGCACCCAAagccagggagggagaaggagggagaggagaggggagggagccgGTCCAAGCCTAGCTCGCACACCCAGCCAGCgctgagcagtgcctgtgccAAGAGCCGGCTTCCTTAAAGCCATGGGCGCGGGGGcctgccctgcaggcagaggggagcCGGCGAGCGGAGGCTGGGACGCGGAGAGGGGAGCCTTCGGCCCCCGGggtgagcagctgtgctgtgccggggggcaggcagcaggatgggggGCACAGGCTGCAAGAGGGGCTTTCTCAGCTGCCTGGCGTGTCTGTCTTCCGTAAGCATACTTCTCTGCAGGCTGCACAGCTTCTAGTCCTTCACCCTCGGCAGCGAGGCAGCTCTCCTCTGGTCCGCccaaaggctgtgctggggagccgGCCGTCCCCTTGGGAAGGTGCTGGGGTTTGCCTGGGAACCCGCTGGGCACGGATGGGAGGGGACCGAGCCGCCGGGACGGGTGGGATTTGGTGGGGGAAAGAAGGGCCCTGAAGTTGAGTTCCCAGCCCACAGGAGAAGAGGTATCTCTGCTGGACATGGGGATTTTGGAGTTAGTTTCCTATAAAGAGTTGCTATGCAGTGATAGGAGGGCTGGAGAACTTTTAAAAGGTGCTTCCCACAGATTGAGCAGCCTACCAGAGCATGCTTTTGCTAAAGAGCTGTTAGACTCAATGACCCTAGAGGTCTTTTTCAATCTTAacaattctgtaattctgcCTCCTTCCTCTATCCCAGCCTGGGGATTGTATATTCTAGTGGCTTTCATGGTTTGCCTCATCAGCATCAAGCCTTCTCCCATGGTCAGCACCAAGTTTCCACTGGCCTGGGCAGAAGGACGTGGGGCATCCTCTTGGGCCATGCCGTTGCTGCTCAGATTGCAGCCTTGAACAAGCCTATAAGCTCCCTCCACAGGACAATGCCATTtcatcccacccctgctccagccacagaAAGATGTTCTATCATgatctctgctccatcccctaTGTCCTCCCCCTTCTTATACCTCACTTTTGGCACTTCCTTGTATCTTCCCAGGTCACCATGGACATAACGTACCTGTGCACATCCCTgaccttcctttttctccctcttgtTGTGTTTGGGGCACCCGCTGATGAACCCAACCTCACAGAACCAGGCCCTGGTGCTTGCAAGCGCTGCTGTGACACACTGGACTCTTCCACAGACACCCCACCAGTCCCTCCCAGCCACCACCACTTTCCCTATCCAGTGCCAGAGGTCCGTCCCTATATCAACATCACCATTCTGAAGGGTAAGTCTTTATCCTGGGTTGCCAAGGCCGGCTCAGGCACTGATGGCATTGCAGTGGAGGTGACAGCTGAATTGCTGGTGTGCTGGTTGTGCTAACAGACACCAGGAGCCATCCTGGAGGATAACTGACCACACACCCTGTACCCAGGGTTTAGGTGTTTTGTGCTGTGATGAGGAGTAGCCTGGGGGGATAGAAGTCAGTGCTATCTCTGCTGTGATCTCTTTGTCTCAGGATGCTGCCTGCTGCTAATTCTTCCTCCTTGCTAACACAGGACAGCCTCTTGCCAAGCTGAAAGGACACATTCCTTGTCACAGACTTACAGAGTCCTGTAGTGCCTGAGGGAAGGAACATTCCTTATCAACTGTAAAATAAGCATGTTTGGAGGGCATTGGCACCCAGGGAGGTTGTGAGGAaaccttctccagctccttggTTCGTGTGCatttgggagcaggaggagggcaaaggaaagcagcagttaTTTGCAAGCACCTCCAGGTTAAACTTGTAGTGACCCCCAGGTCATTCCACCCTTGGCTTGGCAAACGGGAAAGGGCTCCCTATTTTAGATCAGCTCCTCCCTTCAGGTCTCCCCTTTTAGCCTTTGCTGTGGGCAAAAGCCTGTTCCCAGCTGGATGCTGCTACATGCTTCTTGTAGCTCTGTGGTTTGTCTGGGTTAACTGGGTGGatgctctcccttccctgccctgcctggaagTAGCTGCAATCCATCAAAGCTCAGAGGGGCAGATAGAGGCCTAGACTAGAGTGGGGTGTCATAGGGGGACCTTCAATACCATGCAGAGGATGGAGAGGACAAAAAGAACAAGACACAGATTTTGAATGCTGTCACTTagagctggaggctgctctGAGTCCCATTTCTTCTCTGTATACACAAAGTACATTCTGGAGCTGGTCTGTCTATGTACTGATGCCTGCCCAAGTGTGTGATGGGGAGCGCACACACCCCACGTTAGAACTGTAGCATTAATTAGACGAGATGCTCAAAGCATGCCAGTATTGTGAAAGCACCATCCCTCTAAGCTGCAGTGCTCCATCTCCCCAGTCAAGCTTGGATCTTTTCCCTCTGACCCACCTATTGTCCCTCTCTAATCATATATCCCCCACAGGTGTTAGCAgttcctcccctcctccagcctACAACAAGACCAGTGTGCATCCTGCGTGGATAATTGGATCATAGGAGAGGTGTGAGGGAGggcaaggctgtgctggaggttAAGGAGTTTGTGGGAGGAACAAGAGGTCAAAAGCCCCAGTGGTACTTTGGACTGCTGGGCTCCCTCTGAGGCTGAAGTCTCCTAGGGAGACATCCTCGTGCCTCCAGCAGAGCCATATCACTTGGTGAGCTGGAGATTCATTAGGGAAGAGACTCCAGTCACTCCCAGAGTTCTGCTAGCTCCTTTCCCATGAAGAGTAGGGGTATTGTCACCCTCAGAAGTGTTCCTTCTTCTGGCATTGCCCCATTCTTGTGCAATCCTCTGCCTCCTCATTAGGCTTTCTCACCGCCACTTCCACATCCTCTGGTATcacacaggagctgtgtcctcTGTTTCCTCCTGTAGGAGAGAAAGGAGACCGGGGAGAGCCTGGGATGCCAGGGAAATGGGGCAAAGAAGGACCACGAGGCGAGCGGGGTGCCCAGGGCCAGAAAGGCAGTAAAGGACAGATGGGCACAGCGGGAGACCCCTGCAAGCATCAGTACGCTGCATTCTCCGTCGGTCGCAAGAAAGCGCTGCACAGCAGTGAGGGCTTCCAGGTCTTGATCTTTGACACCGTCTTCGTCAACCTCTACAGCCACTTCGACATGTTCAATGGCAAGTTCTACTGCTCAGTGGGTGGACTTTACTATTTCAGCCTCAATGTCCACACCTGGAACTTCAAGGAGACCTACATGCACATCATGCACAACGAAGAAGAGGCGGTCATCCTGTATGCCCAACCCAGCGACCGCAGCATcatgcagagccagagcctCATGCTGGAGCTCCAGGAAAATGATGAGATCTGGGTGAGGCTCTACAAGCGGGAGCGGGAGAATGCCATTTACAGTGATGATGTTGATGTGTACATCACCTTCAGCGGGTATTTGGTCAAGCCCAGCACTGAATAACTACTCTTCCTTAGGGCCTCTTAGGCCTCTTCCttattcttctctctctctctagctctctctctctctctctctctctctttctctctttctctctttactGCCCATAACCACTGCAAATCACTTGGAAATGGGCCTGTCAAATCTCAGGCACCAAGTGTGAAACTTGCCACACTGGCTCCCACCTCACGCTCTCTTGTAGCCAGACCTGTATCTGTCCACTTTACATCATGGCACTACCACCCCTTGCCCCTCACCTCATAACCCCAACTAAGGTTATTGGCTTCTTCTCAATCTGCCAGCAAGCTGCTTCTGGCATTTAGGGTTCAAGAGCAAGAGGAAAGCCaaaatgctgctcctgggccTGTGTCCCTCCTTGGGGCTTCATACACAAAGGACTCCTGTGGAAAGGGCTAGAAAGTCCCCACTGCTGAGGCACATCCttgctcctctccatcccagctAGACATCCCAACTAGACAGTTTTGCAGCCTGAAACAAGGTCTTGATGTCACCTCCGATTTCTGTAGTCTGGAGAGCAGACTGGGGTCCGATGGTCTCCTGTAGTACACAGAAGATGTAGGAGCACTAGGAGAGGATATTGGCTTTCCAAAAGGAGAACGCTTGGCCTTCTAAACTGGCTTTCCATAGACACTCTTCTGTTCACAGGGTCCAGGCTGGCCATCAAACCTAGACCTGGTGGGATTGTCCTCTGTGCCAACTCTAGCTCTTCAAAGGGATGAAGGGCCAGACACCTGGCCAGACCCTTCATGGGCATCTGTCCATGATTCAGTAGAGGCAACCATTCTGTTCCCACTAGGGATCACCAGTACAGAACAAGAGACAGAGAGGAAACCTTGAAAACCCCCTCCCACACCTCCTCCAGGGTGCTACTCAATCTTGGTTCATCAGCTATGGGAAGCTAGTCCAGAGAGCAAATCCAAATCTGCTCTCCTTTGGCAGAGGTGCCATTTCATTGTCCTCCTGAAGGTGGTTCTCCCACACTGGTATTGAAGAACCACTGTTTCAGGGCCTGAACTCAAGGCTGTAGGGGCAATTGCAGTTCAATCAATTCCAAACGTGGATAGGCTGCCACATCTTTGCCTCTGTGATGGAACAGAGATAGAAGTGAGACAACAGCATCTTGCCCAAGGGTTAAAAGCTTCCCTGCCGTATGCTCCATGCCCTTTTCTGGCAATCTCATCAGAGTAACTGAGGAAAGCATGTGGCTAAAACAAACCCTCGCTCTTTTTGTCAGGTTGGAGATGTCGCAGTGAGAAAGGAATGccagtggtttgggttttctagTACTATTTATATTGGTCTCACACTGCTCCCACTGGCATCCCTGTGGTGGGGATGCTGCAGTCCTGGGGGAGCGGATGAGGCTGGCCCAGCACTTTGGGAAACCTACTTCCACATGTGATGCTCTCATaaacagcagtgccaggactTGTCTCCTTTTTGAGTCTCAGGGCAGGACAAGCAGGAGAGACACAGGtatttctcctctgctcctcactggTCATGAAATCTTCAGACTTACCTGGGTTCTGAGGTCTCATCTCTTGATGTGCCACTGTCTCTGCCCATAGCACCTGGGAGTTCCAGGGTTCTCCCAGAAGAAATGTGTATTATTGTACAAGATTATGTCTGGTACACACAGGCCAGATAGCAATGGAACAGGGACCAAGGGTAAATATTAAAACTGACCTTGAAAAAATTGCAGGGCATTTTCTCTCTTATCCTGTTTACTTactctctgtgcttttctaaGGAAGCTGTACAGACTGGAGTGAGTTTCAGGAACTTTGCTGTGGATCCTCCCCACCATTGTCAATGAGGCAATGGGTATAAAAACAAAGTTTCACTAAGGCAAGGCTGATTTTTTCACAGGGAAACATGTGATGAAGGCATCATGGAAACTAAAGGACACTGtgggtttctttctctctcttagGAGGTCAAGTGTGTGGAATTGCTCAGAGACAGGATTTAAGAtagcagaggaagcagaaagctGGAAGTGATGCTCAGGACCAAAtccctttctctcttcttcaaCAGGCTGCAAACCCAAATATAGTCAATTTACAGTGTATAGCGCCCCATGCCTCCCTGAAGAGAAGCAAGCCTCTCAGACACTGAATATCTCCATAAACAagcttccttctttctcctttcctatTTGGTGATTGAATGCTTGTGACAGGTCTCCTGCGCTATCCATGAGCAGCCAGAGTGTGCCTGATGCACGTGagagaggagggcagggggaccAAAGGG
The Motacilla alba alba isolate MOTALB_02 chromosome 1A, Motacilla_alba_V1.0_pri, whole genome shotgun sequence genome window above contains:
- the C1QTNF6 gene encoding complement C1q tumor necrosis factor-related protein 6, which gives rise to MDITYLCTSLTFLFLPLVVFGAPADEPNLTEPGPGACKRCCDTLDSSTDTPPVPPSHHHFPYPVPEVRPYINITILKGEKGDRGEPGMPGKWGKEGPRGERGAQGQKGSKGQMGTAGDPCKHQYAAFSVGRKKALHSSEGFQVLIFDTVFVNLYSHFDMFNGKFYCSVGGLYYFSLNVHTWNFKETYMHIMHNEEEAVILYAQPSDRSIMQSQSLMLELQENDEIWVRLYKRERENAIYSDDVDVYITFSGYLVKPSTE